Genomic DNA from Porites lutea chromosome 4, jaPorLute2.1, whole genome shotgun sequence:
GAACTCTCAATATAGCCTACACGAGGCAACGTTTGTGTTTTCGCGCAATTCCACGACCGGATAAAGGGTTGGTACGTGCTTTAACTTACGTTCTTCCTATTTCTGAAAGCCTGTTAAGTGATCCTTTATTTTATAGCAATAATATGGACCAGAGTTATTATTTAAATTACTCGCCAATGAACTTGGCCTTGTACGATAAAAGCTGGGACGTTTTACTGAACATGGCAAAGCATTTTATATTCTTTCAGCCCTGGTGATCTTTCGTgatgttttaattttcaatctCGTGTAATGAAAGAGAGagaacattttcttggcctttgAAGTTAACGCCTGCGGCAAGATAAGTCCTCGCTCTCGAAACGAGAAACAGTTAAGGAAGTTAAACACAGAAtgaatttgtttaaattttctgtaCGCTTAAGATATAAATTTACTGTCTCGGCGTGTTATTAGCTTAAACTTACCTACGTAGTCAAAATTTTGTGGACCGCGTTTCTCATGGTCTGGTATGAAATATTTTAACCTTGATGTCACTGCGAGAAAGCCGAAACTGGCCCTCTTTTTGGAGGTTACACGTATGATCTTGGACACAAACAACAGCTGCTGAAAATCACGAACAAGCTAAAGCTATTGTAAAAACGTAAACTAAGCGCTTTGGAAGGTCGACTTAAGTACTTTTTCGGCAGATATAGCGCGAGGGCAGAATCTTCCTCGCTGACCTGACAAGGCGCTTTAACGTCTTGAATGTTATGTACTTTGTATACTTAAAAACTCTTCTCCAAACGGCTTGCTTTGATTCTGCTAAATATAAAATTAAGATCTCGTCTCCTTTGTAACTTGGCTTTTACCAGTGACAGATGCGTAAACAAACCTCGGGGGACAACGCTGTTTAACAGATTATTTACGAAACTGTGACAGCGTATATACACACCCACGGGAAGTGATAGTGCAAAATCAATCTTTCTCTCGAAGATTATGTAAAGTGAAAActtgttatttgtgtctttaGGTTAAATACGATCGTATGGTCCGGCTTTAGCAAAGGTGATTTTTCTTCATGCAACAGTGAACGAATTGAAGACAGACAAAAATAGTGAGTCTTTGCACTGAATGAGCTACTTTATTATGAACGACGTTTTTAAAAACATCTTCTCTCACCCAGGAGCAGCTAAAAAAAGACGCAATATTTTCACGCAAATTGTCGCACGCAtaaattgcagaaaaacattagaCACCCTGTCCATTCACTCTTACCTAACCACTTCAAGGAGCATTTAAATTGCTagtttctgattggtcagaaaATATAATCTAGCCAATCAAAGGCAAGGATTTTAAATGCTTCTGGTGGAACTGGCTCAGTTAAAAGTGCGTGCAAAAGGACTCTCACAAAGCGAGACATAGATCAGTCTCAAGTCATGAAAATAAACACACATCACAACTTTTAAAATAAGGATAGCTATTTAATCAAGTTGCAGTGGTTTTTCGTTGTGTCTTTTTATGGCAGAGAAACGTAAATATCTTTATTTTACTACTGAACGAAGTACTTCTCaacaaacaggaacatttttaaTTAGTCCTGAATACTTCTATTGTTTCATTAAATACATTTTGGGGGTTTTCAAGACTGTGCCGCTTTAAAACTTGTTGTAATAGAGTCCATGGCGGACGTTTCACttcattttcgaaaattatGTACTGACAAATTCCATTTTTACGCGTGCATTTCACATTACAAAGAAACCATACCATACATGATAAGGTGAAGGAACTGGTCCTTCATGCATTGGTATCTTTAAGTGTCAATGACCCAATTGTAAGGCTTTTTCAATCTGTTAGTTTCAGCTCGGCTGTCCTATCGTGCAGTATTTCAGAAGCACCGACTGTTAAGAATTTCTTTGTATTGGTGGTTTGATGTAGTTAACTAGAGCACTGCGAAGTTTATTCTTGGCGATTTTAACCAGGGCGCTCGACTAAAtttaggaaaataaaactaGCGACGGAAGAGAACATTGAAAAAAGGTTGTTCGCAACATTAGACACAGGTGTAGACATGACAGGAGATCGTGCGCGCATCAGTGGCTTAGCAGATCCTTGCGGCATTCATCTTTTCACTTGTTGATCTTGAAAATAGGAAAGAGAGAAGCCAGTGTATTTATATCCACTGGAATTCAAAGGTTTCGCAGGCCAGTTCAATGTACTGCTCAGTTTTGCGCGAACTTGAAAATACGACTGGCCTACGAAGAACAGGTCTCTTCTTTATCTCCTCTTGAACAAATCTTTGACGGAAAATTTGGAAACTTAAACTGCTGAGATAAAACTGACAAGAAATTTCAGATTATATATATAGAGTTGGCGGGACATACGCCTACTGGTCAAAATGACAAATTCTATATTCAGTTCTGATGAGTAAGTCTTGTAAACTTAATTTCCTTTGATTTCACTAGACCTCATAGCCGGATTACCCCGAAATGCGACTTCAGTAGTACTGAATGTTAACGGCCAGTGGCAGTTGTTTGTTTGAGTCCGAGTATAGTAATTGCATCAACAATCAGTAATTGCATTatcacccaacgtcaatttttggaaaatatctgttcggaagacgatttgagatctagaattttcggagcatttgttgtaaaatatcttgcttgcctgcctctcctaggattttcgaacatctaaaaataggataattgcctatttttaacggactTTTAACTcaaaaaaggtcacctagaattttcggaagccctttttctggctgaaattttcgacaagctaaggtaagttttgattcctataattttcggatcactagactttcagttagaaaatccgaacagatgaaaaatttttaggggataaaaatatgcctatatctaccgattaaatactaaaatacgtttaacaatgctatgtttatataagtggttttgaactatattgtcgttgggtgcccctgttgcaTGTCCTTGGCGTTGCAAGGTTCTTTAGTAACTGTGTCAGGGAATGGCTGTGAACAAATGACAAAGGGTACAGAACAAATAAGATTGGCATGCTGCGTTCGCGATATCGATACTAATGGGGTCTAAACTAAAGCGTGTTAAAAACACAACGAAACGTAACTGAGCCGAAACAAGATATGTTCATCTTACATGCAAAACAGCCACGTTTGATTTTACTGAGATACTAACTCTTTTAATCCACGTGTATGTCGATATTGAATAGATAAATAGTGCATCACATGATTTGGACGTATATACGATAGAAAACAATTAGCCGTAGAATACACTTCTTTCAAAACTGCGTCTTTTAGCCTCGTAAATACTTAGAGGACATTCTGTAAATAACACATTGTTTTTGAATACATAGTCAGTTTCCTTAATAGGTTCCGATATTTTCTATGAATGTCATTAACACTTTCTTGTCACTCactcttgtgttttttttttttttttcattctggCGCATGTGAAATTACATAATACATCATGTATGTAATTTTGCAGTATCTTTTCAGACGGAAGGCTTCATGCGATGGAAGCGTTCAACCAGGCATACGAAGAAATAACCGGAGCTAATTTCTTTAAGGTGAGCGATAGCATTAATTGTTACGTGAAAAATAGGGGTTCGAAGCACTGGACAAAAATATTTAGGTGAGCAGCGGTATATATATTCAAAACATTCAAACCCAtcggacaaagaaaaaaatcaaatcaattttaACACCTCGAGTATCAAAAAGAAAAGTTGCCCAATATcttgtaatttattttgttaataaaatgatatttcaCTGTGGCCAAATTTTTCCTAAGAATAGACTGGAACTTCTACACGTGGCGAGGCTTTTTTGGTTCGCGCAAAGCAGACGTAATTGTGCGAGCATGTTTCGAAACTTTAAGAGTATCAAGTTGCGGTCGAATAATGAGCATTTCGTGCAGAAGTCGGAACAGTCGGTGTTTAACGATAATTTATTTAGGTTTAGAGCTACAACTAATACAGAATCATATCGAATCTCTAGCTTGTTGTTAATGATTATAGCTTCTCGAACCGCCAAGAAGTAGTTTCTATACGGAACAGGAAGATCACGTCATCAGTTGGATTGATTGATGGTTACACAAACTAAGTTTGCCACTGTTCCaattaaaaatagtttgaaTCAATTCACTGTAGAAAGTGGATATTTGGTGAGCAGTTAGTcttgtttcagaaatttttatTGTTAAGACCGTGCCGTGACTAGGAAAAAATGGGTGGTCGTCATCGTTGACaaaaagattaatttttttcctggttATTTTGCAAAAACGGACGATTTATACCCGTGTCTCTAATTATCAACTTACAAAGTATTACCAGTTTTCgtaagttttctttcttttcttggctattgttattttttttttcattttgtgttttaaCCTTGGCCTCTTGCTCAACAGTGTTTTTGTGCAAATAGTTCGGGGGGCGATGCACCGTTTCTTTGACATTATATTGATCGAGTTTGGTACAATGGCATTGACCATTTTAATGATTAGTGAAACGTTTCGTGTATATTGTTTTTATACAGAATGCAAATTCATCAAAGGCCTCTCAAATATTCTGCGAAAAATCGTCGCCAAAAGACCGAACTAGCGATATAAATCTTCTTTACAAGATCTCCTCAATGTTGGACAAGGTGCGTTTAGGCTACTGATTCTGTTGGTATTTTTAGCCTTTAATTCTTTGTAAAttgaattttctaaattttCCCTAGAAACTCTTCCCACGTGGCAACAAGTATGCTTGCTACGTTCTCGACATCAAAGCGAGTCTTAGTGAGACTCCACAGGAAATCACTTCAGCAGGGCCGCTCTGAACGTAGCATCTCCCGGTTCAGTTCTTAGTTAACTTGCAACAACTCAGAgttgaaactgaaaaacaaCGAAAGACAGAAGGTTAGCGGCAACTGAAAAATTTTCTAGAAGGCCAAGAGCATGCGATGCGCGAACACAGACTCCACAGCGCCTTgcaaatgaatttaaaataacgatgataaagattttttttctattcaagacgaaattaatgttttttttaaaaaaataaattaaaaatccGATATATCATTTTTTTCCCAATAATTTTTCAGCTCAAAACTcgttttgattttcttcgatTTTTTTACACAGAAAAATTCCAGCTCCACAACTTATCAGGACGATGACGTCTTTGAAGATCGTGACGGAACAGATGTAAGTGATATTGACGTCGGCGGAGAGCAGAGTTATTCGCATGCGCTTGGTGATGAAGAGCGGCGGACATGCCTTAAGGTATATATATACCTctttttttgatgattttctaACCCTAAGGTCTTGCTTGTATGATGTCGACTTAGACGCCCAAATATGTTTTACTGTTGAAgactaaaatcattttgttcaATGCTTTTGGTTGTGCGTTGTTACAAACATCAATTTCCACCGTTGTAGACACCTTTCTCACTGTTACCAGGACTCAAATGGGGTTACTTTGTAGACCAAaacaatccccccccccccgccctctAGGATGTTTACTGCTTCCCACACTGTAACTCGAACAGTGGTGCACAAAATTGCAAGGAGGGGGGTGGGAAGGGAGAgccttattttcctttttttaagttaGCAAAACGTTAGAGAGGCCCTTTAGGGCGAAGTGTGTCaactaattttaattttgtcgccgattgaaGATCTTCGACAAAATGAATtaagacgtttgactgaaacatgctcccgctattacggactgtTAACGACATACTTACTGGATGTCCCAAGATTGTCCGCTATAAATGGAGTTGACTTGACTGTAGTAAGCAGGGGATCCGCAACCTTGAAAAAGTTTAGAACACGAAAATTTGTTCAATATcgaaaatagaaagaaaatattagCGGTTACCAATAAAGGATAAGCCCACCGACCTTTTTGGAGGTCTCGGACCAACAGATGTCCGTCCCTGAGAATATCTTCAATTTACAGACGGACACCGCTTTCATGAGACAGATGCAAAAGCGCCCGTCTTACAGAGATGTCTGTCTtacagagagtcaaataaagggattAGAGAAACGCAAGGGCCAACtttaggtgtccgttttacagaagtgtccgtcttataggggtgtccattaagagagagcACGAGTCGACTGTATTCTGATATTTAATTTACTATTCCAAAGTCTACTATGGACGGTGTATCCCCTCTCTCACATTACCATCTGTCATCGATTGTCAATCTATTACCACAGGACAAAAGTGGCGATATTTTCACGACTAGTAACGGGAGAGTAGACTTGACAGAAGAGGAGAAAGAGACCTTTGCATCTGAGGGCTTGCCTTTGCCCAATAGAGCACCGCTTACAAAGGTCGGTATAACTCAGGCTACTGTATCTATAAACAATCGGTGTGAAAACTGATGCTTTGGTTCTAATTCAGTTGCTGACAAAGAATAGCGCTATAAAGGCTTTTGCAAAACTAATCAGAAATAGAAACTGATTAAAACAGGATTATATATGCGGTCAACTTTCTGCCATAAGATACATGGCGGGCAAAAGCTGACTTGGTTCTCGATTACGCTTCGGATCCTTATCTACgaccaaaaaaagaaatcgtCTGCGTTAGCAAGCTTTAAATTATCCGGTTGAAAATCACGCGCgtaaaagtttgaaaattgAATCTGAATTTTGTAATGGaaaaaatagcctgcgagcaagctctcctgtttgggcgagtgaaacagGCCTCGCGAGAACGTGCGAgagagcggcgaagccgcgaggggcagaggaaagaagcctcggcccctcgctcgcgcgttctcgcgaggctcgcttcgcttgcccaaatagaagagcttgctcgcaggctatggaAAAAAATGCGTATATTCAACACAACTggagaaacaaaaagagaaagaaaaattgttgaGGCTTCCCATAGCCAAACGGAATGGTGCAAACTATATTTGATTGTCCAATCAGCATATTCACGGTTTCCCCAAAAATTTGCTAAATACCCTTATGGTCGACGTTCAGTTATTTTACTTTGACTGTCTTTGAGGAGAACGGGGCAATCCCAGCCATCATGCACTTATTGGCGAGGGTTTCAccgtaaaaatgactttctcgGAATAGCCTTTGCCACTGTTGTATTTCAAGTCAGTAATTTCTCATTCATCTTCCGCTGTTTACATTCTAGGCAGAGGAAAGAGCCCTTAAGAGAATacgaagaaaaattaagaacaagGTAGGCAAGATCCGaagatttttcaaagtccaGCAGCAGAAATGGATGTATAGCTTAAGCTCTCTGATATAATGTATCAACTACTTGAAAATTATCAAATGATCCTGCCAAGGTGCAtacaaaaataacttaaattaCTGTGTGATGTgaatttgtttattcttttaGCTTTCTGCCCAAGAAAGTCggagaaagaagaaagagtATGTCGAAGGTCTGGAGAAAAGGTTGGTAGTCAAGTCAGGtataaaaagggaaaatttgCATTCTGTcccccgggggagggggagggtacTCTACAggctcccccccccacccccccaccaaaggttttacccttttatatagttgccatttttgacaggaaaggtacccctttcgtataccctcTATTCATAAAAAGGCACCCTTTCAAATACctagtttagatttttgcattcCTTTTAGGTGCTGTAAATAtcctgactgactgactgactagaattttctttttacttcagAGTTGAATCTTGTAACACGGAGAACAGTATTCTTCAGCAAAAAGTAGATTCTTTGGAAACAACCGTAAGGTTAGCGTGAAACAATATTCAACTACCGTGTCTTGAGggaaaaagttttgtttccaaGGGTCGAACcgaggaaaacaaaattaactggtATCCAGAGGAACCAGTCATTAATTGATCTGTTGTATGGcccacacacacaaaaaaaacttttacgtTTGCAAGTGGTTCACGAAAGTAATGATTCACCTGTAAGATGAATTTATCTGCAGTTTATGTTTTGAGACGCGTTCAGCGAATAGAACCGAATACTATATATCATGTGCTTTGATAATGCAGAGCTATACGGTTCTTCTATAATGAGAGCAAAATTTGTCTAATCGAACTTTTTATCATTAACAGTTCTAAAGTTTCGTCATCTTTGATAGTTTCCGTGCCGCTGGCGAGAAGTTTAGAAAGATACTTTCAGGACAAGTTAGGACGCATTTTTCCCTtgtgttgttcttgtttttcctGATAATTTTGGACAATTTCCATCCTTCACTTTGCAATCATATATGTTTTTGTTCAAACTGTGTTCAGGTAACAATGTTATTCATATATGATTCTTTCTATTCCTATTCGGTTGCATTGTATATAGAGCATTGCTGACGGAACTGAATAGACTACGGAAGGTTTCTTTGGAAAACGAAAGACGAAAAACAAACGAGATGAAAAGCACCGGAACACAAACAGGGACTTGTCTGAAATGGTTAGTTAACTGGGGAGTTTTAACGCCATTGTACGCTAATGTTCGGTTAGAATGAAACGAAAATCCGGGGACGGCTCCTATATAAAGGGACGGGGATGCAcgtcaaaaaatttaaattaaacccctaaaggaggccaatgtgggtgtggctcaagcttaaactgacccctaaAGAAGA
This window encodes:
- the LOC140935497 gene encoding uncharacterized protein isoform X1, coding for MEAFNQAYEEITGANFFKNANSSKASQIFCEKSSPKDRTSDINLLYKISSMLDKKNSSSTTYQDDDVFEDRDGTDVSDIDVGGEQSYSHALGDEERRTCLKDKSGDIFTTSNGRVDLTEEEKETFASEGLPLPNRAPLTKAEERALKRIRRKIKNKLSAQESRRKKKEYVEGLEKRVESCNTENSILQQKVDSLETTVRALLTELNRLRKVSLENERRKTNEMKSTGTQTGTCLKCLMKKKAIYRQTNTARLDRMRENNNL
- the LOC140935497 gene encoding uncharacterized protein isoform X5 — its product is MEAFNQAYEEITGANFFKNANSSKASQIFCEKSSPKDRTSDINLLYKISSMLDKKNSSSTTYQDDDVFEDRDGTDVSDIDVGGEQSYSHALGDEERRTCLKAEERALKRIRRKIKNKLSAQESRRKKKEYVEGLEKRVESCNTENSILQQKVDSLETTVRALLTELNRLRKVSLENERRKTNEMKSTGTQTGTCLKCLMKKKAIYRQTNTARLDRMRENNNL
- the LOC140935497 gene encoding cyclic AMP-responsive element-binding protein 3-like protein 2 isoform X3, whose translation is MEAFNQAYEEITGANFFKKNSSSTTYQDDDVFEDRDGTDVSDIDVGGEQSYSHALGDEERRTCLKDKSGDIFTTSNGRVDLTEEEKETFASEGLPLPNRAPLTKAEERALKRIRRKIKNKLSAQESRRKKKEYVEGLEKRVESCNTENSILQQKVDSLETTVRALLTELNRLRKVSLENERRKTNEMKSTGTQTGTCLKCLMKKKAIYRQTNTARLDRMRENNNL
- the LOC140935497 gene encoding uncharacterized protein isoform X2, translated to MEAFNQAYEEITGANFFKNANSSKASQIFCEKSSPKDRTSDINLLYKISSMLDKKNSSSTTYQDDDVFEDRDGTDVSDIDVGGEQSYSHALGDEERRTCLKDKSGDIFTTSNGRVDLTEEEKETFASEGLPLPNRAPLTKAEERALKRIRRKIKNKLSAQESRRKKKEYVEGLEKRALLTELNRLRKVSLENERRKTNEMKSTGTQTGTCLKCLMKKKAIYRQTNTARLDRMRENNNL
- the LOC140935497 gene encoding uncharacterized protein isoform X4, with translation MEAFNQAYEEITGANFFKNANSSKASQIFCEKSSPKDRTSDINLLYKISSMLDKKNSSSTTYQDDDVFEDRDGTDVSDIDVGGEQSYSHALGDEERRTCLKDKSGDIFTTSNGRVDLTEEEKETFASEGLPLPNRAPLTKAEERALKRIRRKIKNKLSAQESRRKKKEYVEGLEKRVESCNTENSILQQKVDSLETTVSLMKKKAIYRQTNTARLDRMRENNNL
- the LOC140935497 gene encoding uncharacterized protein isoform X6, with the protein product MEAFNQAYEEITGANFFKNANSSKASQIFCEKSSPKDRTSDINLLYKISSMLDKKNSSSTTYQDDDVFEDRDGTDVSDIDVGGEQSYSHALGDEERRTCLKAEERALKRIRRKIKNKLSAQESRRKKKEYVEGLEKRALLTELNRLRKVSLENERRKTNEMKSTGTQTGTCLKCLMKKKAIYRQTNTARLDRMRENNNL